The Bacteroidota bacterium genome window below encodes:
- a CDS encoding sugar transferase produces the protein MNKRLQTFKFIFADWLSACLAWGLFFLYRKTVIEGQPYSQDIFLKDQKFYYGILIIPIAWTITYALIGSYQNIYRKSRLKELGQTLFLSILGVLIIFFFLLLDDAVISYKSYYHTFFTLFTLHFLITALFRFLLSTKINRDIYNKKIGFNTIMIGSNTKALNLLQQMEKEFRAAGNKFVGFVHVAGNNDHLLEQRMSNLGGIKNLKEIITKYKIEEAVIALESSQHESIGNIINELEDTPVIVKIIPDMYDILSGSVKMNSIFGAPLIEISPNLMPVWQQSIKRIIDITISVIVMIFFSPLYIFTGIGVLLSSPGGLFYSHERIGLHGKPFKIYKFRSMYSNAENSGPQLSSSTDSRITKFGRWMRKIRLDEIPQFYNVLKGDMSIVGPRPERQFFIDKIMEQAPHYRHLHKVRPGITSWGQVKFGYAENVDQMIERLKYDLIYIENMSLAVDFKIMIYTAMIIIKHKGK, from the coding sequence ATGAATAAACGATTACAAACCTTTAAATTTATTTTTGCTGACTGGCTTTCTGCCTGTCTTGCATGGGGTTTGTTTTTTCTTTACCGTAAAACTGTAATTGAAGGTCAACCCTACTCTCAGGATATTTTTTTAAAGGATCAAAAATTCTATTATGGAATTCTGATCATACCAATTGCATGGACGATCACATATGCATTGATTGGAAGTTATCAGAACATTTACAGAAAAAGTCGTTTGAAAGAACTGGGACAAACTCTTTTTCTATCGATATTAGGAGTACTTATCATTTTCTTTTTCTTACTTCTTGATGATGCAGTAATTTCCTACAAATCATATTATCATACCTTTTTCACTCTCTTTACATTGCATTTTCTGATCACTGCTCTATTCAGATTTTTATTATCTACAAAGATCAACAGAGATATTTATAATAAGAAGATAGGCTTTAACACGATTATGATCGGCAGTAATACTAAAGCTTTAAATCTCCTGCAACAGATGGAAAAAGAATTCAGAGCTGCGGGAAATAAATTTGTAGGCTTTGTACATGTTGCAGGAAATAACGATCATTTACTGGAGCAAAGAATGTCAAATCTCGGCGGAATAAAAAATCTGAAAGAGATCATTACCAAATATAAAATCGAAGAAGCAGTAATTGCACTTGAATCTTCTCAACACGAAAGCATCGGGAACATCATCAATGAACTTGAGGATACTCCTGTAATTGTAAAGATCATTCCTGACATGTACGATATATTGTCAGGTTCAGTGAAGATGAATTCCATCTTCGGAGCTCCTTTAATTGAGATCTCGCCGAATCTAATGCCTGTCTGGCAACAATCTATCAAACGTATAATTGATATTACGATCTCAGTAATAGTAATGATCTTCTTTTCTCCATTATACATTTTTACTGGAATTGGAGTTTTATTATCATCACCCGGAGGATTGTTCTACAGTCACGAACGGATCGGTCTGCATGGAAAACCATTCAAGATCTATAAGTTTCGTTCAATGTATTCGAATGCAGAAAACAGCGGACCACAATTGTCAAGCTCTACTGACAGCCGTATTACAAAATTCGGCCGGTGGATGCGTAAAATTCGCCTGGATGAAATTCCTCAGTTTTACAATGTATTGAAAGGTGACATGTCCATCGTCGGTCCTCGTCCTGAACGTCAGTTTTTCATAGACAAGATCATGGAACAGGCACCACACTATCGCCATTTACATAAAGTTCGTCCGGGAATTACTTCCTGGGGTCAGGTAAAATTTGGATACGCAGAGAATGTTGATCAAATGATTGAGCGGTTGAAATACGATCTTATTTATATTGAGAACATGTCTTTAGCTGTCGATTTCAAGATCATGATCTATACAGCGATGATCATTATCAAACACAAAGGAAAATAA
- a CDS encoding SusC/RagA family TonB-linked outer membrane protein, with translation MRKALTLFALMLAFFSLQVHAQERQITGKVISSQDNLGIPGVTVLVVGTTVGTTTDIDGNFKVGVPADAKQIQISGIGFMTKTFDLTASDVVNVTLEPNIQQLNQVVVTALGVTREQKSLGYATQQVKGDDISVAKEGNFINSLQGRVAGVTISGSSNIGGSSRILLRGVRSISYENQPLFVVDGVPVNNGNFTTLDQARGALGYDYGNAAQDINPDDIETINVLKGASATALYGSQGANGVVIITTKKGSTRVAGGKNPIGVSLSSGITFSKVAVLPEYQDLYGGGASPDFIVSDLDPTQLRSNFEYDGSWGPKLEGQLVRQWDSYYPSMPNYGKLTPWVAHPDNIKDFFETGVTTNNNVSVDGGNELTKYRLSYTNFNQTGTVPNSKINRNIFSFNGSNKFTPKISSTLSVNYVGANGKGRPQTGYNNLTSNFTQWWERQLDMEQLKDYTNPDGSQRTWNMNSETDLTPLYWDNPYWVAYENYETDQRNRVYGAAALNYEFTPKLSLSGAIKTDYYNDNRQERIAKGGVNTSEYLEQNIFFNENNYEMKLNYKTELSSSLNLTAFVGANRQDRKSENNYIETQGGLNVPEYYNLTNSVGNLLSTPLKSRLRRNSLYASASFAYKSFLYLDLTGRNDWSSTLPADNNSYFYPSATASFLYSEFIKAKWLSLGKLRLGWANTAIDPVPYASTATRPVVSSNFAGFATAIVPNIANNSELQPEKTSSIEIGTQLIFLEGRINLDFTYYNTTSKDVIFAVQQSLSTGYTSKFYNAAEISNKGIELQIDGQVIKTKSGFVWGVGVNYAKNTNMVEKLFTDENGNETQSLRIQNAPFSATFEARPGMAFGQIVGYDYAYDANGNHIIDGGAYARTAKVQPLGSVLPNFTGGVSTWFEYKGFRLFGLIDFQDGGKLFSMTNMWGKYSGTLKETAEGGIRENGLILEGVEQTGVDDLGNPISNGTPNTTSIAAIDHFFLDGGYVITAADVYDASFIKFRELSLTYALPKKLFLKSSIQGVSVSLVGRNLAILHKNVPNIDPESAVSTSNVQGLEGAQLPTERTYGVTLNVRF, from the coding sequence ATGAGAAAAGCACTTACGCTATTCGCGCTAATGCTTGCATTCTTTAGTCTGCAAGTGCATGCGCAAGAAAGACAAATCACCGGAAAGGTTATCTCCTCGCAAGATAATCTAGGTATACCCGGTGTGACTGTTCTGGTCGTCGGGACAACCGTCGGAACCACAACTGATATTGATGGGAATTTCAAAGTTGGTGTACCCGCCGATGCGAAGCAAATTCAAATCTCCGGAATTGGCTTTATGACAAAAACATTTGATCTTACTGCATCGGATGTTGTGAACGTTACACTTGAACCAAACATTCAACAATTGAATCAAGTGGTAGTAACTGCCCTTGGAGTTACCAGAGAGCAGAAGTCATTAGGTTATGCTACACAGCAAGTAAAAGGTGATGACATTTCCGTTGCAAAAGAAGGAAACTTCATCAATTCACTTCAAGGTCGTGTTGCCGGTGTAACAATTTCAGGATCTTCCAATATTGGTGGTTCCTCAAGAATTCTACTTCGTGGAGTTCGTTCGATCTCTTATGAGAATCAACCACTTTTCGTTGTTGATGGAGTTCCTGTAAACAATGGAAATTTTACAACACTTGATCAGGCTCGTGGTGCATTAGGTTACGATTATGGTAATGCTGCTCAGGATATCAATCCTGACGACATTGAAACCATTAACGTACTTAAAGGTGCTTCTGCAACTGCACTTTATGGCTCTCAGGGAGCCAATGGTGTGGTAATTATCACAACTAAAAAAGGAAGTACACGTGTCGCTGGCGGAAAAAATCCAATCGGAGTATCTCTATCTTCAGGTATCACTTTCAGTAAAGTAGCCGTATTACCTGAATATCAGGATCTTTATGGTGGTGGTGCAAGTCCTGACTTTATCGTTAGTGATCTTGATCCGACTCAACTTCGTTCGAATTTTGAATATGATGGAAGCTGGGGCCCGAAATTAGAAGGCCAGTTAGTACGTCAGTGGGATAGCTACTATCCAAGTATGCCGAACTATGGAAAACTTACACCTTGGGTAGCTCATCCGGATAACATCAAAGACTTCTTCGAAACAGGTGTTACAACAAACAATAACGTTTCAGTTGATGGTGGTAATGAACTTACAAAATATCGTTTGTCTTATACAAACTTTAATCAAACAGGAACAGTTCCTAATTCAAAGATCAACAGAAATATTTTCAGCTTTAACGGGTCTAACAAATTCACTCCAAAGATCTCAAGTACCTTGAGTGTAAATTATGTTGGAGCAAATGGCAAAGGTCGTCCGCAAACAGGTTACAATAACCTTACTTCAAATTTCACACAATGGTGGGAACGTCAGTTAGACATGGAACAATTGAAAGACTACACTAATCCGGATGGAAGTCAGCGTACATGGAATATGAATTCTGAAACTGATCTTACTCCACTCTACTGGGATAATCCATATTGGGTAGCTTATGAAAATTATGAAACAGATCAGCGTAACCGTGTTTATGGTGCTGCTGCATTAAATTACGAGTTCACTCCAAAATTATCATTATCAGGAGCAATCAAAACTGACTATTACAATGATAACCGTCAGGAGCGTATTGCTAAAGGTGGTGTAAATACATCAGAATATCTGGAACAAAACATTTTCTTCAATGAAAACAACTATGAAATGAAGTTGAATTATAAAACAGAGCTTAGTTCTTCACTTAACCTGACAGCTTTCGTTGGTGCAAACAGACAGGACAGAAAATCTGAAAATAATTATATTGAAACACAAGGCGGTCTAAATGTTCCTGAATATTATAATTTAACTAATTCAGTTGGAAATCTACTTTCAACTCCACTTAAATCAAGACTTCGCAGAAATTCACTTTATGCAAGTGCTTCATTTGCTTACAAATCATTCTTATATCTTGATTTAACAGGAAGAAATGACTGGAGTTCAACGTTACCAGCAGATAATAACTCTTACTTCTATCCTTCTGCAACTGCAAGTTTCCTTTATTCTGAATTCATCAAAGCAAAATGGTTAAGTCTGGGTAAACTAAGATTAGGATGGGCAAATACTGCTATCGATCCGGTTCCATATGCATCAACCGCAACACGTCCTGTGGTTTCCAGTAACTTTGCAGGTTTTGCTACTGCAATTGTTCCAAATATTGCAAATAATTCCGAATTACAACCTGAAAAAACAAGTTCAATTGAAATCGGAACACAGTTAATCTTCTTAGAAGGAAGAATCAATTTAGACTTCACATATTATAACACGACTTCTAAAGATGTAATCTTCGCAGTACAGCAATCTCTTTCTACAGGATACACTTCTAAATTCTATAATGCAGCTGAGATCAGCAACAAAGGTATAGAGTTACAGATCGATGGTCAGGTGATCAAAACTAAATCAGGTTTTGTTTGGGGCGTTGGAGTTAACTACGCTAAAAACACAAACATGGTTGAAAAATTATTCACTGATGAGAACGGTAATGAAACACAAAGTCTACGTATTCAAAACGCTCCTTTCTCCGCAACATTCGAAGCTCGTCCGGGTATGGCATTTGGTCAGATCGTAGGTTATGATTATGCTTATGATGCAAACGGAAATCACATCATTGATGGTGGTGCTTATGCAAGAACTGCAAAAGTTCAACCGCTTGGATCAGTGCTTCCAAACTTTACAGGTGGTGTAAGTACATGGTTTGAATACAAAGGCTTCCGTTTATTTGGATTGATCGATTTCCAGGATGGTGGAAAGCTATTCTCAATGACAAACATGTGGGGTAAATACTCAGGTACTTTGAAAGAAACAGCAGAGGGTGGAATTCGTGAAAACGGACTGATCCTTGAAGGTGTAGAACAAACAGGAGTAGATGATCTAGGAAATCCTATATCAAATGGAACACCAAACACAACTTCTATCGCAGCTATTGACCACTTCTTCCTTGATGGTGGATATGTGATCACTGCAGCTGATGTTTATGATGCTTCATTCATCAAGTTCCGTGAACTCTCATTGACTTATGCACTTCCAAAAAAATTATTCCTGAAATCATCTATCCAGGGAGTTTCAGTTTCTTTAGTTGGAAGAAATCTGGCTATCCTTCACAAAAATGTTCCGAACATCGATCCTGAATCAGCTGTTTCTACAAGCAACGTTCAAGGTCTGGAAGGTGCTCAGCTTCCTACAGAAAGAACTTATGGAGTAACATTAAACGTTAGATTCTAA
- the smpB gene encoding SsrA-binding protein SmpB produces MTREQINIKNKKAAFEYSFILSFTAGIMLTGTEVKAIREGKATLSDSFCILANGDLWVKNMHISEYKQGSYNNHEPKRLRKLLLNKTELVKIQSKLKEKGVTIIPIQLFFNERGLAKLEIALARGKKTFDKREDIKKKDQQREIARVSR; encoded by the coding sequence ATGACCAGGGAGCAGATCAATATTAAGAATAAAAAAGCAGCATTCGAATATAGTTTTATACTTTCGTTTACAGCAGGTATCATGCTGACAGGCACAGAAGTAAAAGCTATTCGTGAAGGTAAAGCTACACTGAGTGATTCATTTTGCATTTTAGCAAACGGCGATCTTTGGGTTAAGAATATGCATATCTCCGAGTACAAGCAAGGATCATATAATAATCACGAGCCAAAGCGATTACGCAAGCTTCTGCTGAACAAAACAGAGTTGGTGAAGATTCAGTCTAAGTTAAAAGAAAAAGGGGTTACGATCATTCCTATACAGTTATTCTTCAATGAGCGCGGACTTGCTAAATTAGAGATTGCATTAGCGAGAGGAAAGAAGACTTTTGATAAGCGGGAAGACATTAAGAAGAAGGATCAGCAGAGGGAGATCGCGCGTGTCAGCCGCTGA
- a CDS encoding SusD/RagB family nutrient-binding outer membrane lipoprotein yields the protein MKKIIYKRSAVLLTGLALVLSSCEKNFDTYNDDPNNPREVPNSYLLVGAQRGIMDNSVDVWWGANMGNQLAQYWSSNQYSSESRYQFRTAITNAYWGLFYSGGLNDPGDGLLVGGLNELNTIIQKCQSDPAGSSVSGFPANQIAAATILRVWIIQNMTDAWGDIPYSQALKPDEFRAPKYDSQSEIYSGLMSEINEAIALINTGEAGPVNDLIYGGDMDLWRKFGNSVKMRVALRMADVPSVAATARTEFEAAAANGAFTSNADNALFPYGEGTDANPIYGNRYIDNRNDYAGSNVLIDILLAQNDPRLPTWFLPATATGNYVGEVYGLSEGNAAATPNSQVSQRSDLTLSADLPGIYLDYAQVEFMLAEAASRNWAVPGGDARSHYDAGVSASIEFWTTLNGTPATPTEISTYLAQPSVDFATADSTWERVIGKQKWMALFNQGTQGWTEWRRLDFGILQMPADGVLDGSGIPLRIKYPLDEQTLNSGNYNAAISNQGPDLQETRLWWDVD from the coding sequence ATGAAAAAAATCATATATAAAAGATCAGCAGTTCTTCTGACGGGCCTTGCTTTAGTGCTAAGTTCGTGTGAAAAGAATTTTGACACATACAATGATGATCCGAATAATCCGCGTGAAGTTCCTAATAGCTATTTATTAGTTGGAGCACAAAGAGGGATCATGGACAATTCAGTTGATGTATGGTGGGGTGCCAACATGGGCAACCAGCTTGCACAATATTGGTCATCGAATCAATACTCTTCTGAAAGCCGTTACCAGTTCCGTACAGCAATTACAAATGCATATTGGGGACTGTTTTATTCCGGTGGCTTAAATGATCCGGGAGACGGATTATTAGTTGGCGGATTGAATGAATTGAATACAATCATTCAGAAATGTCAATCAGATCCGGCAGGAAGTTCTGTCTCCGGATTTCCAGCAAATCAAATTGCTGCTGCGACAATTCTTCGTGTCTGGATTATTCAGAACATGACAGATGCCTGGGGTGACATTCCTTATTCTCAAGCATTGAAACCTGATGAATTCCGCGCACCTAAATATGATTCTCAGTCTGAAATTTATTCAGGACTAATGTCTGAGATCAATGAGGCAATTGCATTGATCAACACAGGTGAAGCCGGACCGGTAAACGATCTTATCTATGGTGGTGATATGGATCTTTGGAGAAAGTTTGGAAATTCAGTAAAGATGCGTGTAGCCCTACGCATGGCAGATGTACCAAGTGTTGCAGCCACTGCTAGAACTGAGTTTGAAGCAGCAGCAGCAAATGGTGCATTTACTTCAAATGCAGATAATGCATTATTCCCTTATGGTGAAGGAACAGACGCCAACCCAATCTACGGTAATAGGTATATCGATAATCGTAATGATTATGCAGGTAGCAATGTTTTGATTGACATTTTGCTTGCACAGAACGATCCGCGTCTTCCTACATGGTTTCTACCTGCTACCGCAACAGGAAATTATGTTGGTGAAGTTTATGGTCTGAGCGAAGGAAATGCTGCAGCAACTCCTAACTCACAAGTTTCACAAAGATCAGACCTTACACTTTCAGCCGATCTCCCGGGAATTTATCTTGATTATGCTCAAGTAGAGTTTATGCTTGCTGAAGCTGCATCAAGAAATTGGGCAGTACCGGGCGGAGATGCGAGGTCGCATTATGATGCAGGTGTTTCTGCTAGTATTGAATTCTGGACTACACTTAATGGTACTCCGGCAACCCCTACAGAAATTAGTACCTACCTTGCTCAACCATCTGTGGATTTTGCAACAGCGGATTCTACATGGGAGAGAGTAATCGGTAAACAAAAATGGATGGCTCTTTTCAATCAGGGAACACAAGGTTGGACAGAATGGAGAAGACTTGATTTCGGTATTCTTCAAATGCCTGCTGATGGTGTTCTTGATGGTTCAGGAATTCCACTACGTATCAAGTATCCGCTTGATGAACAAACATTGAATAGTGGAAACTATAATGCTGCCATTTCAAATCAGGGCCCTGATCTACAGGAAACTCGTTTGTGGTGGGATGTTGATTAA
- a CDS encoding protein-L-isoaspartate(D-aspartate) O-methyltransferase: protein MIRLPEDNFKHQGMRKKLIDLIKSKGIENEDVLNAMMRVPRHFFLEQAFLNQAYSDHAFQIGAGQTISQPYTVAYQTALLNIKKGDKVLEIGTGSGYQTSVLVELGAKVFSIERQKELFDRTKELLPAMGYSPKLFYGDGYKGLPGYAPFDKILITCGAPFIPEELIKQLKVGGIMVIPVGAGEVQVMNLITKISETDIEKKELKNFKFVPMLENKEWGKH from the coding sequence ATGATTCGTTTACCGGAAGACAATTTCAAGCATCAAGGGATGCGGAAAAAACTTATTGACCTAATTAAGTCAAAAGGCATTGAAAATGAGGATGTTCTGAATGCTATGATGCGCGTTCCCCGTCATTTTTTTCTTGAACAGGCATTTTTAAATCAGGCTTATTCTGATCATGCTTTTCAGATCGGGGCCGGACAAACCATTTCTCAGCCATACACTGTTGCTTATCAAACGGCTTTGTTAAATATTAAGAAAGGTGATAAAGTTCTGGAGATTGGGACCGGAAGCGGATATCAGACCAGCGTTTTGGTAGAACTAGGTGCTAAGGTATTTTCAATTGAACGACAAAAAGAACTTTTTGACAGAACCAAAGAGCTGTTACCTGCAATGGGCTATTCTCCAAAATTATTTTATGGTGATGGTTATAAAGGCTTACCCGGATACGCACCATTCGACAAAATTCTGATCACATGCGGAGCACCTTTTATACCTGAAGAATTGATCAAACAATTAAAAGTAGGAGGGATCATGGTCATTCCTGTTGGAGCGGGAGAAGTACAGGTCATGAATCTCATCACAAAAATTTCCGAAACCGATATCGAAAAAAAGGAACTGAAGAATTTTAAATTTGTTCCGATGCTCGAAAATAAAGAATGGGGGAAACATTAA
- a CDS encoding LysM peptidoglycan-binding domain-containing protein, which translates to MKVLFVLFFALNLVFAQTENLPKQSIDGKTVFVYKIAAGDGWYSIARKFKVTYAELKLANKKTDKLKVGEKLFIPSKLKSNDPYFEKNKIDETVSPSKSTDKKISHKVKSSETLFAIAKKYNVSVDQIKKLNKLKSTSIKKGQILVISESNSGKETVTAKSDEVKIHEETIQPIEKLPKPEKIETEKVTSVSVEKAEPEPKEIKGKAEHGIDDKKIVFANGRQEVNETGVASWIEDETSGKNKYYALHRTAPPGTIIKITNRMNSRSIYVKVVGLLPDTGDNEGLIIKVSKSGAEKLGVIDPFRTFGIVLFVWFFLLTFKSCSDIAPIFFTPARSFERCRCP; encoded by the coding sequence ATGAAGGTATTATTTGTTCTCTTCTTTGCGTTAAATCTTGTTTTTGCACAGACAGAGAATTTACCTAAACAATCGATTGATGGTAAAACAGTATTTGTTTACAAAATTGCAGCAGGGGATGGCTGGTATTCAATTGCCAGAAAATTCAAAGTAACATATGCTGAATTAAAACTAGCCAATAAAAAAACTGACAAGCTGAAGGTTGGTGAAAAACTTTTTATACCATCTAAGCTGAAATCAAATGATCCTTATTTCGAAAAAAATAAGATCGATGAAACGGTTTCGCCATCTAAGTCCACCGATAAAAAAATCAGTCATAAAGTAAAGTCTTCAGAAACACTTTTTGCTATTGCAAAAAAGTATAATGTCTCCGTTGACCAGATAAAAAAACTGAACAAGCTAAAATCTACCTCTATAAAAAAAGGCCAGATACTTGTTATTTCTGAAAGCAATTCAGGAAAAGAAACAGTGACTGCAAAATCAGATGAGGTTAAGATCCATGAAGAGACCATTCAACCAATTGAAAAATTACCCAAGCCTGAGAAAATTGAAACGGAAAAAGTAACAAGTGTTTCTGTAGAAAAAGCTGAACCGGAACCAAAAGAAATCAAAGGGAAAGCCGAACATGGAATTGATGACAAGAAAATTGTATTTGCCAATGGTCGTCAGGAAGTAAATGAAACCGGAGTTGCTTCATGGATCGAAGACGAGACTTCAGGCAAAAATAAATACTATGCTTTGCATCGTACTGCTCCTCCGGGAACAATCATAAAGATCACCAACAGAATGAACTCACGTTCTATCTATGTAAAAGTTGTTGGTTTACTCCCTGATACAGGTGATAACGAAGGACTAATAATCAAAGTGTCAAAATCCGGCGCTGAAAAACTAGGTGTCATTGATCCGTTTCGCACTTTTGGGATCGTTCTGTTCGTTTGGTTCTTTCTATTAACCTTTAAATCTTGTTCAGATATCGCCCCCATCTTCTTTACGCCCGCGCGCTCATTTGAAAGGTGCAGGTGTCCATAA
- a CDS encoding Gfo/Idh/MocA family oxidoreductase produces the protein MLKIGVIGAGHLGKIHMRLLKEIPQAELVGFYDSNIEYGRAYSLESGIPFIESYDELIELSDAIDIVTPTVAHFECASKALRASRHVFIEKPITHTVNEGKKLVSLVTEAGVKAQVGHVERFNPAFLAAKDYLNQPLFIETHRLAEFNPRGTDVSVVHDLMIHDIDIILSAVKSPIKKINASGVAVVSDTADIANARIEFDNGCVANLTASRISLKNMRKSRFFQRDAYISVDFLKRKTEVVRLKNLVGEPGPLDITIDLGNNKGSKIIYFDQPKVEESNAIKMELEQFIDAIQTDSTTAVTIDEGYQALVVAHQIMDKINSSLNVLA, from the coding sequence ATGTTGAAAATTGGAGTGATCGGAGCCGGACATTTAGGAAAGATCCATATGCGACTCTTAAAGGAGATTCCACAAGCAGAGCTTGTTGGCTTTTATGACTCAAATATTGAGTACGGCCGGGCTTACAGCCTGGAATCAGGAATTCCATTTATCGAGAGTTATGACGAGTTAATAGAGTTGTCTGATGCAATTGACATTGTTACACCTACTGTAGCTCATTTTGAATGCGCATCTAAAGCACTTAGAGCTTCCAGGCATGTGTTTATAGAGAAACCTATTACGCACACTGTAAACGAAGGAAAGAAACTGGTTTCACTTGTGACTGAAGCCGGAGTAAAAGCACAGGTAGGTCATGTTGAACGATTCAATCCGGCCTTTCTGGCTGCTAAAGATTATCTGAATCAACCATTGTTCATCGAGACTCACAGACTGGCGGAATTCAATCCACGGGGAACTGATGTGTCAGTTGTACATGATCTGATGATCCATGACATTGACATTATTCTGAGTGCAGTTAAATCACCGATAAAAAAGATCAATGCCAGTGGCGTTGCAGTTGTAAGTGATACCGCAGACATTGCCAATGCAAGAATAGAATTCGACAATGGTTGTGTTGCAAATTTAACAGCAAGCAGGATCTCTTTAAAGAATATGAGAAAGAGCAGATTCTTTCAGCGGGATGCGTATATATCAGTAGATTTTCTCAAAAGAAAAACCGAAGTTGTTCGTTTGAAGAATCTGGTTGGAGAACCAGGACCATTAGATATTACAATCGATCTGGGAAATAATAAAGGTTCAAAGATCATCTACTTTGATCAACCAAAAGTTGAAGAGTCAAATGCAATTAAAATGGAACTGGAACAATTTATCGATGCTATTCAGACAGACAGTACAACCGCCGTTACAATAGATGAAGGTTACCAGGCACTTGTTGTTGCACATCAGATAATGGATAAGATCAATTCTTCATTGAATGTTTTAGCATAA